The Hyphomicrobiales bacterium genome has a window encoding:
- a CDS encoding conserved hypothetical protein (Evidence 4 : Unknown function but conserved in other organisms) produces MVAQFTTIGHSNRSLAEFVAMLQEAGVDLLIDVRTFPRSRANPEFNIDRLPHDLERFQVGYCHIPELGGRRAKQDGVDDRLNALWRNQSFHNYADYALSDAFGDALGRVLRLGMDRRVALMCSEAVWWRCHRRIITDYLVLNGHPVDHLMGPGQIEHAMPTPGARTTNDGKVTYPAEPAEAQVSSGSHSN; encoded by the coding sequence ATGGTGGCCCAGTTCACCACGATCGGCCATTCCAACCGCTCCCTCGCCGAATTCGTGGCGATGTTGCAGGAGGCCGGCGTCGATCTCCTGATCGATGTCCGCACCTTTCCGCGATCGCGAGCTAATCCAGAGTTCAATATCGACCGGTTGCCCCATGATCTGGAGCGCTTCCAGGTCGGCTACTGCCATATTCCCGAGCTTGGCGGACGCCGCGCGAAGCAAGACGGAGTGGACGATCGGCTCAACGCGCTGTGGCGGAACCAGAGCTTTCACAACTACGCCGATTATGCGCTGAGCGACGCGTTCGGCGATGCGCTTGGGCGGGTGTTGCGTCTTGGGATGGATCGTCGCGTGGCGTTGATGTGCTCGGAGGCCGTGTGGTGGCGATGTCACCGCCGCATCATCACCGACTATCTTGTTCTGAACGGCCATCCGGTCGATCACCTGATGGGGCCAGGACAGATCGAGCATGCCATGCCGACGCCGGGAGCTCGGACGACGAACGATGGGAAGGTGACCTATCCGGCAGAGCCCGCCGAAGCGCAGGTCTCGTCTGGTTCACACAGCAATTAA
- a CDS encoding hypothetical protein (Evidence 5 : Unknown function) — MREILQRDGTASVEAFVRNALATYEAVVLAFAAGDRDALSRWLSPEVYDAFSKTIGEREEAGEEMVETLFSRIEPELIEARVEEERMEVSIRFTSESFKLPRRPVSLFFRNVSTPLRNVGIWTFARNPAVPDDLWRVVATQTEG; from the coding sequence ATGCGCGAGATCTTGCAACGAGACGGCACGGCCTCGGTCGAGGCTTTCGTCAGAAACGCACTCGCCACCTACGAAGCGGTCGTTTTAGCCTTCGCCGCGGGGGATCGGGATGCCTTGAGCCGCTGGCTCTCGCCCGAGGTCTACGATGCCTTCAGCAAGACGATCGGCGAGCGCGAGGAGGCTGGGGAAGAGATGGTTGAAACCTTGTTCTCGCGCATCGAGCCCGAGCTCATCGAGGCTCGGGTCGAAGAAGAGCGGATGGAGGTGTCGATCCGCTTCACCAGCGAATCCTTCAAGCTGCCGCGTCGCCCTGTGAGCCTGTTCTTCCGCAATGTCTCGACCCCGTTGCGCAACGTCGGCATCTGGACGTTCGCCCGCAACCCGGCGGTGCCGGACGATCTCTGGCGGGTCGTGGCGACGCAGACGGAGGGATGA